A region from the Sorex araneus isolate mSorAra2 chromosome 6, mSorAra2.pri, whole genome shotgun sequence genome encodes:
- the PIANP gene encoding PILR alpha-associated neural protein, protein MESRMWPALLLSHLLPLWPLLLLPLPPTHGSSSSPRSPPTPARPPCARGGPSAPRHVCVWERAPPPSRSPRVPRSRRQILPGTAPPATPSGFEEGPPSSQYPWAIVWGPTVSRDDGGDPNSANPGFLPHDYGFAAPHGLATPHPNSDSMRGDGDGLILGEAPATLRPFLFGGRGEGVDPQLYVTITISIIIVLVATGIIFKFCWDRSQKRRRPSGQQGALRQEESQQPLTDLSPAGVTVLGAFGDSPTPTPDHEEPRGGSRPGLPQPKGAPAFQLNRIPLVNL, encoded by the exons ATGGAGTCCAGGATGTG gCCGGCGCTCCTGCTCTCCCACCTCCtcccgctctggcccctcctgctgctccccctgccccccactcatggctcttcctcctccccacgcagcccccccaccccggcccggcccccctgcGCCCGGGGGGGCCCCTCGGCCCCGCGCCACGTGTGCGTGTGGGAGCGGGCGCCCCCACCCAGCCGCTCCCCTCGGGTCCCCAGGTCTCGGAGGCAGATCCTGCCGGGCACCGCGCCCCCTGCCACCCCGTCGGGCTTCGAGGAGGGGCCGCCCTCGTCCCAGTACCCCTGGGCCATTGTCTGGGGCCCCACCGTGTCCCGGGACGATGGCGGAGACCCCAACTCCGCGAATCCCGGGTTCCTGCCCCACGACTATGGCTTTGCGGCCCCCCACGGGCTGGCCACCCCGCACCCTAACTCCGACTCCATGCGGGGGGACGGGGACGGGCTGATCCTCGGAGAGGCGCCCGCCACGCTGCGGCCCTTCCTTTTCGGGGGCCGCGGGGAAG gtgtggacccccagCTGTACGTCACCATCACCATCTCCATCATCATCGTGCTGGTGGCCACCGGCATCATCTTCAAGTTCTG CTGGGACCGCAGCCAGAAGCGGCGTAGGCCCTCGGGCCAGCAGGGCGCCCTGAGGCAGGAGGAGAGCCAGCAGCCACTCACAGACCTGTCCCCCGCGGGGGTCACTGTGCTGGGGGCCTTCGGGGactcgcccacccccacccctgaccaCGAGGAGCCCCGAGGTGGATCCCGGCCTGGGCTACCCCAGCCCAAGGGGGCGCCAGCCTTCCAGCTGAACCg gaTCCCCCTGGTGAATCTGTGA